The genomic window TCGTTCGCCTCAACCCGCCTTTACGGAGGTCCCGACGGCGCGGCCGTCGCCCCCGCCGATGCCGCCGGCACCGTCCCCGGTCGCTCCGACCTCTCAAGAGGCGACGAAGCCGTCTCCGACAGCCCCCCCGTCCTCGCCGCCGGCCGAGGCGCCAGCCCCGGCACCGTCACCGACGTCCCCGCCTGCGCCCGCACCGTCCGGGCCCGTGACGGTCGAGACCCAGGCGCCGTCCGTCCCCGGCCCGGGTCCGGAAGTCGCTCGCCTGATTGAACAAGGGGAACTCCCGACGGCGGCCCGCCGGTCGTCCGAATGGCTCCGCCGGCAGGACCCGCAGGCCTGGACCGTTCAGGTCGAGCTGGCCTGTCGGGCCGAGACCGTCTTGCAGGCCCTCCGGCAGGTCCGGAATCCCGGGCAGATGTACGTCCTGCCGAAGTCCTTTCGGGGCCAGCCGTGTTACGTCATCGGGTACGGCGTTTTCTCCGACCCCGCCGCCGCCGAGGAGGCCCGCCGGACCCACCTCTCTGAGGAGCTTCTCCGTCAGCCGAGCCCGCCGCGCGTCCTCTCCGTCCGCCAGATCCTTCAACTGGTGGGAAAGTGAGGCCCGGCGGACTCCCATCGGGGCCTCCCGCTATGGCCCCCTTTCCGAATCCCCAATCCCCTTTTCATCAAGCCGCATGGACTCTCAGGGACGGCCCTGAACGAGAGGGACGAGGGCGCCGCTCCCGGAGACATGCGGGATATGGCACGCGACCGCGTTGTTCCTGACCGCCCAACCCTATCCGGCTCGAATCGGCGGGAACCGGGGTCCTCCCTCAGACCCCACCGCCGGGCCTTCCGGCCGACGGGCGACACCGGTCGGTCCCGTCGGTCTCGCGCTCTCCCTTTAGATCAGCGGTGGACGCTGGTCCGCCTCTTGGACCAGGCCCTCCGATTTGGCGTCTCGGTCCCCGACGTATTCCAGAGTCTGGCGCCGCCGGGTCGACTGGGCGAGACGATGCGTCGGATGGCCACGGCGATGATGGAGGGCGCGGCCCTCTGGGAGGTCCTCCGGGACGCGGGGTTTGAGCCCGATGAAGTCGTGAGCGTTCGAGCCGCCGAGGCCACCGGTCAATTCGACCGGCTGATCCCGTCCCTGGTCCGGCGAATGGAGCTGAAGCGGTCGGTCCGGCGGAGCGTCCGGGCCGCCCTGGGACGGCAGGTCCTGACCCTGGTCCTGGCCAGCGTGACGGTCTGGGTCTTGGCCGAGCACTTTCTGCCGGCGGTCGTGGCGGTCGTCCACGAGGTCGGCGGGACGGTGCCGGCATGGTGTGTCGGCGTCCTTCGCCTGGGTCAGTGGGGCTTGCCGGGGATCGTCGGGATGACGGTCCTGGCCTGGTGGGCCGCCGGGCGGGCTCCCGCAAGGCTTCAGAGATGGGCCGACGCCTGGGTCGGCCGCGTGCCGGGCTTGCGGCGGGTCGTCTTCGAGATGGACTGGGGGCAGGCTTTCCTGACGGCCGCCGCCGGCGAGCAGGCCGGCGTGGGGTCGGGCCGGGCCTGGGCCCTGGCCGCCCGGGCCTGCCGGACGGCCCGTGTCCGCCGGGCCTGTCAGCGTCTCGCCGACTATCTCCAGGAGGCCCCGATGGCGATGGACCTCCGAGGGGTTCTTCAAGAGGCGGGCTTTCCGGCGATGGACGCCCTGGCCGTCCGGACGGCCTTGCGGACGGGCGGCGTGGCGGGTGTCCTGGACGAGCTCGGGGAGGCCCACATGCGCCAGGCGGCGGCGTCCGCCGAGGCCCTGCAGGACGTCCTGGCGGACGCCGTCCTGGTCGCCGTCGGCCTCCTGGTGGCGGCCATCGTGCTCGGCGGCTACGTGCCCCTCTTTCGGGCTTATGGCCGTCTCGGATGATGAGGTGGGCCGTGCAGGTCGCCTTTCTCGTTTACGAATGCATGGCCGAGTGGAGGCCGGCGTCGTCGGTCGAATGCTGGATCTGCGGGCACGGGACGCCGCTCGTCGTCGAGGGGATCCCCCTGTGCCTGGGGTGCCTGCTGGCGACCCGAGGGCTCCGCACGGGCCGGCCGCCGGGACCGGCCAGCGCCTACATGTATCCGTCCATCGTCGGCGAGGCCCTCCCGGACGCCGGCTGGCAGGCCGTCGCCCTCCGTCAGGCCGAGCTTCTCTCCCCGACGGCGGGTCCGGTCTGTCCGTATGAAGTCGAGCGGGTCGCCTTGACCCGGGTATTCGGCCCGGTCGATGTGGCCCGCCTGCTGAGGCTTCCCCTCGAGGCCGACCGGCCGGCGGCGCCCCTGCCGGTATCGGTCCGCCGTCTCTGGCCCCTCGAACGGGCCCGGTCGACGGGGATCGTCCCCGTCGAGGCGGTCCTCCAGGGAAGCGGTCGAATTCGCCTGACGCTGGCGGGTCTGCCGGCCGAGGGGGACCTGGCCGACCTGCTGGAGGCCTGCGCCCTGCAGGTCGCGGAGCTGACGGTGCAGATGACGGCCCTGGACCCCCGCCAGGAACGGGAAGCCCTCCTGACGTGCCTGTACACGGAGGGCCTGCCCCGGCGGATCGCCCTGCCGGCCGACCGACCGTCGTCCCCCCCGACGGACGGCGTCTCGTCTTGGGAGACCCGAGCCGTTCCGATTGACCCCCAGGCGATTCAGCCGACGGTTCGCTCCGGGGCCGAATCCGTCCGGGTCCTGATTCTGGAGGCCTACCGGCAGGGCGCGTCCGACATTCACGTCGAGCCCTATCCGATGGAGGACGGCTGGGGGACTCGCATCCGATTTCGGGTCGACGGCCTCCTGCAGGACGTCCTGCGGGTCCGGGAGCCCCTTTGGCAGTCCATCGGTCAGGCCCTCAAGCACCTGTGCCGCATGACGGCCGGCGTGGCCCTGGCGCCCCGGGACGGGAGCTTCACGGCGGACCTCGAGGGGACGCCGGTCCACCTGCGGGTGAGCATCATTCCGGCGGGACCCGAAGCGGGCGGGGAGAGCGCCGTCATCCGCATCCTTCAGCAGGACATGCTCCGGTACACGTGGGCGGAGCTGGGCCTGATGGGTCCGGCCTGGGAAGCCCTCGAGGCGGCCCTCCGGGAGCCCTGGGGGATGGTCGTCGTCGCCGGTCCGACGGGGAGCGGCAAGTCCACGACGTTTCACAAGCTCGTCCAGCGGCTCCCGGCTCATTTTAAGGTCCTGACCGTCGAGGACCCCATCGAGTACGTCCATCCCGGCATCGTCCAGTGTCAGGTCTCCGAGCACATGTCCTTTGCGTGCGCCGTCCGGGCCTTTCTGCGACAGGACCCGGACGTCATCCTCGTCGGCGAGGTCCGGGACGCCGAGACGGCCCGGGCCGCCCTGGAAGCGGCCTCGACGGGCCACCTCGTCCTGACGACCGTCCACGCCCATACGGCCCTGCAGGTCGTGGACCGTCTGGAGCGGATGGACCTGGACCGGGCCTGGGTCGCTCGCGTCCTGCGGGTCGTCGCCACGCAGGAGCTGGTCCGGCGGCCCTGTCCCCACTGCGGCGAGTGGGCGTCTCCCGAAGAGGTCGTGCATCCGGCCCTGCAGGTCCGCATCCGGGAGGCCGGTGTCGGTCGGGTCTGGGTCGGACGGGGATGCTCCCGTTGCGCCGGCCGGGGCTTGGCCCGGGGTGGGGGCCTCACTCGAGTGCCCGTGCTTTCGACGGTGACGGTCTCCGACGACGTGCGGTTAGCCATCGAGGCCCGGCGCCGGCCGGGTGAGGTCCTCCGGGTCTGCATCGCGGCCGGCGGCTACGTATCCCGGTGGGAGAGCGCCCTCTTTCTGACGGGCCGTCGCCTGCTGGACGGCCGTTACCTGAACGTCCTGGGGGGCGACGATGTTTGAATGGCAGGTCGAAGCGGTCCTTGAAGATCACGGCCACGGTCGTGTCGAGCGGGTCCGGGACGCCCGGACGGGCCTGACGTATGTCCGAACCGTCGGGTCCCGAGACGACCGCTGGAATCCCGAATTCCTGGGGGTCCTCCGAGAAGTCCCCGGCTTCCCGACCCTGCTGTATGTAGAGACGGACGGGACGGACCTCGCTGCGGTCGCCCGACCCGTGACGGGCCTGAACCTCTTGGAAATCTGCGGACGCATCCGAATGGTCGAGGGCTTGGGGTCGGGTGTCCTTTTACCGGTCCCCGTGACGGTCGTCGTCGTACGGGCCATCGTCCGGAGCCTGATGGTCCTCCACCGGCATCGCTATGTGTACCGGGCCCTCCATCCCCGATGGGTCGTCGTCGACCCGACGAGTGAGCGGGTCTGGCTGACCCGACCCGGGTGCGTCGCTCCCTTGGGAGATGCCGCCGGAGACGTGCCGAACGCCGACCCGGCACCCGACGTCGCCGGATGCCTTCACGAGCTGACGCCGCCCGAATGGAAAGTCGGGTCCTATACGCCGGCCTGGGACGCCTTCGCCGTCGGGGGCCTGATGGCCTTCTGCGTCACGGGCCAGTACCCTCAGCGGATGGACCCGGCAGGCCGGCCTGTGTTTGTTCGTCGGGAGGTCACGGCCCTCGTCGACGCGGCGGTCGAGCGGCTCCGGACGGCCCAGGCCCCGGAGCTGGGTCCCATCCTGGAGGGAACGCTTCGGGAGGACCCCCAGGAGCGGGCATCGCTTCCCGTCGTTCACGAACAGATCGTCGGCTTCCTCGTCCGGCACCGTATCAGCGAGACTTGCGTATGGCTGGCCCTGGGTCGCCTCGCCCCGGTTTCGGGGGTCCCGCCGGCGACCTATGCCCGGGCCTGGCAGTACGTGCGCCACGGCTGGCCCATCCCTCCGACGCCGACCCCCGAGACGTCCGCGCCGGCCCCATCGGAGGCAGACCTGCGGCCCTCCTGGCGGCAACGACTTCGAGCTCTATTCCCGTGAGGTCCCGGGAGACGATCCCCGTATACTTAGGACCTCGTCTATCCTGGGACCTGAACCTACTCCGTCCGGATGGACTTCCGGAGGCGGGAGACCGTGGCGACCGAGACGGTCACCGAAAATTGTTCCCGCAGAAAGTCCCGGATCTGCTGGAGACTCATCGAGGGATTCAGCTGAAGGAGCACGCGAAGCTCCTGCCGAATCTCCCGCAGGGGGAGCGGGACGAGCCGCCGTCGGTTCGGGAGGTAGTCCCAGCCCAGGAGGTACCACAAGGGCTCGATCGTCTGGTCGGGGAGGAGGCAGAGGGCGTGGAGCACGGCGTGGTGCCGCCGGGGCGGTCGGAAAGCGGCCAGCCGCCGCAGGCCTGTTTGACCCCGCAGGAAGGGACCATTGGCCGTCAGGGCGGCCCGACAGGCTTCCGTCAGGAGTCTCTTTCGGAGCTGGACCATGACCTGGTAGTGCCGGACCGGCGCCGTCGGGTCCCGGAAACCGGCCTCCGTCAGGAGGATCGTGGCCGTCTCTTGACCGCCCGGCGTGTGCAGACCCGGCGTGTACACGACGGGCTCCAGCGTGTCCCCGACTTCGACGAGGAGGACGTCCGGCACGATAAATCGGGGGACGGCTATCGAGGCACTTGGCACCGGTGCCACGGGTCGGGTCCCGTGCTGGCGAAGGGCCGTCTGCAGGAGGGCTCGACGGTCGGGCCGGTGGTCCAGCCAGTCCAGTAGGGCGGCCAGGACCTTCTCTTCTTGGGTCGCGGCGTCCGGGACCGTCTGGAGGACGGCCGTGATGCGGCCGGCCAGACCTGCCAGGTCGGGCGAGCCGGTCCGGTCTGCCAGGTAATCGAACATGTGGAGCCAGCCGACGCCGCACGTCGCTTGCAAGCGGCGTCGGGCCCGGGCGACCTCCGGCAGGGGAATCCCCGTCTGGCGGGCCAGCGTGGCATCGTCTTCCCGAAGGAAACCCTCCGGCGTCAAGAAGGGGAGGAGTTCCAGGGCGAACAGCGTCTCATCGCCCGGCGGGAGTTCGGCCAGACGCTGACGGCAGGTCTGCACGAGGCCCTCCGGCTCGACGTCCGGGACGTCGCCCTCGATGAAGCACGGCCAGCCGCTCGGGGGTCGAACCCGGACGCCGAGAGGACTGTAGAGGGCGACGTACTCGAAGAAGTGGGTGACCGGCCCGATGAGCCGGCTCGTGAAGGCCCGCAGGGTCAGACGGACGGCTTGGGGTATCACGGCGGGCCGGACCGCCGCGCTGGCCTGCACCCGAGGCGACAGCTTGACCTGAAGCCCTAACCGCATCCCAGCGACTCCACCTGCTTGCGGAGGAAGGGGTGGCGTAGGCTCGAGACCGTGACGGTCGCCTCGGCCGGGACGGTCTCGGCGACGGCATGCAGGAAGTGAATGAGCTGGCGGACGTTACCGGGAAATCGGCATCCCAGGAGGAACTCATAGAAACCTGCGTCGGCCGTGCGGCCCAGCCGATGGGTCAAGACGTAATGCGTGATGGCGAC from bacterium HR11 includes these protein-coding regions:
- the hxcR_2 gene encoding putative type II secretion system protein HxcR, whose translation is MRWAVQVAFLVYECMAEWRPASSVECWICGHGTPLVVEGIPLCLGCLLATRGLRTGRPPGPASAYMYPSIVGEALPDAGWQAVALRQAELLSPTAGPVCPYEVERVALTRVFGPVDVARLLRLPLEADRPAAPLPVSVRRLWPLERARSTGIVPVEAVLQGSGRIRLTLAGLPAEGDLADLLEACALQVAELTVQMTALDPRQEREALLTCLYTEGLPRRIALPADRPSSPPTDGVSSWETRAVPIDPQAIQPTVRSGAESVRVLILEAYRQGASDIHVEPYPMEDGWGTRIRFRVDGLLQDVLRVREPLWQSIGQALKHLCRMTAGVALAPRDGSFTADLEGTPVHLRVSIIPAGPEAGGESAVIRILQQDMLRYTWAELGLMGPAWEALEAALREPWGMVVVAGPTGSGKSTTFHKLVQRLPAHFKVLTVEDPIEYVHPGIVQCQVSEHMSFACAVRAFLRQDPDVILVGEVRDAETARAALEAASTGHLVLTTVHAHTALQVVDRLERMDLDRAWVARVLRVVATQELVRRPCPHCGEWASPEEVVHPALQVRIREAGVGRVWVGRGCSRCAGRGLARGGGLTRVPVLSTVTVSDDVRLAIEARRRPGEVLRVCIAAGGYVSRWESALFLTGRRLLDGRYLNVLGGDDV